One part of the Bradyrhizobium sp. CB1650 genome encodes these proteins:
- a CDS encoding amidase — translation MKFEEYRRHDAIGLAELVRKRKISAEEVLDAAIDRAEQVNPLINAIVHKQYEQARKALSAAPAEAPLKGVPYLIKDLGLGTFQNGEPATICSGLFKDFVADHDSAYVKRCKQAGLVIMGRSSSPEFGINPSTEPLLYGPCRNPWNLEFSPGGSSGGAAAAVSAGILPVAHATDGGGSIRMPAAHCGLFGLKPSRGRVSMAPDAGEGWGGLSTIHVISRSVRDSALILDCTAGSEPGDPYTVPVPQGSFLSATKRRAPKLKIALMLKDHRDAKLDPECYKAVESAAKLCADLGHVIEEDSPKIDLAELYPMNRRISAANIARVCDARWKALGREPSPNDMEPVTWAAYQRGLSITAVDYVEAIAVAHAAGRKLADFLGKYDVILSAACGPPKKLGYFDMSGDVKLHTDRTIEGGFKRSSQHPEVGGCDESCKSTFGAVRTSAIAIARPAVCGRTR, via the coding sequence ATGAAGTTTGAGGAATACCGTCGACATGACGCGATTGGTTTAGCGGAGCTCGTTAGAAAGCGAAAGATCAGTGCGGAGGAAGTGCTGGACGCCGCCATTGACCGAGCCGAGCAGGTCAACCCACTCATCAATGCGATCGTGCACAAGCAATATGAGCAAGCACGCAAAGCTCTGAGCGCAGCGCCTGCCGAAGCTCCGCTGAAGGGGGTACCGTATCTGATCAAGGACTTGGGCCTAGGCACGTTCCAGAACGGCGAACCGGCGACAATCTGTAGTGGGTTATTCAAAGATTTTGTTGCTGATCATGATTCGGCATACGTAAAGCGCTGCAAGCAAGCCGGATTAGTCATCATGGGGCGCAGCTCCTCACCCGAGTTCGGGATTAATCCCAGTACCGAACCGCTTCTGTATGGACCTTGCCGTAATCCTTGGAATCTTGAGTTTTCTCCCGGCGGGTCCTCTGGTGGAGCGGCGGCGGCAGTTTCAGCCGGGATTCTGCCTGTTGCGCACGCGACAGACGGCGGCGGCTCTATTCGGATGCCGGCGGCACACTGCGGCCTTTTCGGCCTCAAGCCCTCGCGAGGACGCGTCTCAATGGCGCCAGATGCTGGCGAGGGCTGGGGTGGTCTCTCGACGATCCACGTGATTAGCCGAAGCGTGCGCGATTCTGCCCTTATACTCGATTGCACAGCAGGCTCTGAGCCGGGCGATCCCTACACTGTACCGGTGCCCCAGGGCAGCTTCCTGAGCGCCACAAAGCGAAGGGCGCCCAAGCTCAAAATCGCGCTCATGCTAAAGGATCATCGAGACGCCAAGCTCGATCCCGAGTGCTATAAAGCCGTTGAAAGCGCTGCAAAGCTTTGCGCCGATTTAGGACATGTCATCGAGGAAGACAGCCCCAAAATCGACCTCGCCGAGCTGTACCCCATGAACCGCAGAATCTCGGCCGCCAACATTGCACGCGTTTGCGACGCTCGATGGAAAGCTCTCGGCCGAGAGCCAAGTCCCAATGATATGGAACCCGTCACATGGGCGGCTTACCAGCGCGGGCTCAGTATCACCGCGGTCGACTATGTCGAAGCCATAGCGGTGGCTCATGCGGCTGGCCGGAAGCTGGCAGATTTCCTCGGGAAATATGATGTGATCTTGTCTGCGGCGTGTGGCCCCCCAAAAAAACTCGGATACTTCGACATGAGTGGAGACGTTAAACTGCATACTGATCGGACGATCGAAGGCGGATTCAAACGGTCGTCGCAACACCCTGAAGTTGGAGGTTGCGATGAAAGTTGTAAGTCGACGTTCGGCGCGGTCAGGACGAGCGCCATTGCCATCGCCCGGCCGGCCGTCTGCGGCCGGACGCGATGA
- a CDS encoding amidase family protein, with protein sequence MGVTPLHNAAGTPAMAVPLHWTDCGLPIGVHFAGRYGEEATLLALAAELETARPWFDRVPVI encoded by the coding sequence ATGGGCGTCACACCTCTACACAATGCTGCCGGAACCCCAGCGATGGCAGTGCCTTTGCATTGGACGGACTGTGGCTTGCCGATCGGTGTGCACTTCGCGGGCCGGTATGGGGAGGAGGCGACATTGTTAGCTCTAGCCGCAGAATTGGAGACCGCGCGACCTTGGTTTGATCGAGTGCCGGTGATCTAG